A genomic region of Oryza glaberrima chromosome 1, OglaRS2, whole genome shotgun sequence contains the following coding sequences:
- the LOC127784122 gene encoding putative receptor protein kinase ZmPK1: MARLLCLVILPLISVLPFSYASPLLMLSTGSSLFVEEHKQTFLTSPNADFSCGFYEVGGNAFSFSIWFTNSKNRTVVWSANPKSPVNGHGSKVTLNHEGNLVLADVNGTANWDSKTSSGKGTTAVLLDTGNLVIRDSTGTKLWQSFWAPTDTLLPLQPLTKGTRLVSGYFNLYFDNDNVLRLMYDGPEISSIYWPSPDYSVFDIGRTSYNGSRNAILDTEGHFLSTDKLDIKAADWGAGINRRLTLDYDGNLRMYSLNASDGSWKVSWQAIAKLCDVHGLCGENGICEFLPSFKCSCPPGYEMRDPTNWSRGCRPLFSKNCSKIEEYEFFKLAQTDFYGFDLIINQSISLKECKKTCLDICSCSAVTYKTGSGTCYIKYVLFNGYSSTNFPGDNYIKLPKNMVSKQSDLSCNPTKEIVLGSSSMYGMNDANKNYATYYVFAAVLGALVLIFTGTSWWFLYSKHNIPMSMEAGYRMVTSQFRMFTYRELREATGKFKEEIGRGASGIVYRGVLEDKRVIAVKRLMNISHGEEEFWAEMSIIGRINHMNLVRMWGFCSEGQQKLLVYEYVDNESLDKYLFGDVSAERLLAWSQRFKIALGTARGLAYLHHECLEWVVHCDVKPENILLTRDFEVKIADFGLAKLSKRDSTSLNFTHMRGTMGYMAPEWALNSPINAKVDVYSYGVVLLEIVTGSRISSGIKVDGREVELRDFVQVMKHILATGDVKDVIDTRLNGHFNSEQAKVMVEVAISCLEERNSRPTMDEIAKAFLACDDQDNHPAYSW; this comes from the coding sequence atggcaAGATTACTCTGTCTAGTCATTCTTCCCTTGATCAGTGTACTGCCATTCTCATATGCTTCACCCCTGTTGATGCTAAGCACCGGCTCATCCTTATTTGTTGAAGAGCATAAGCAAACCTTCCTTACCTCACCAAACGCCGATTTCTCTTGTGGCTTCTATGAAGTTGGAGGGAATGCTTTCTCCTTCTCCATCTGGTTCACCAACAGCAAGAATAGGACCGTCGTATGGTCTGCAAACCCCAAGTCCCCGGTAAATGGCCATGGCTCTAAGGTGACACTGAACCATGAAGGTAACCTGGTCCTCGCTGATGTCAATGGCACCGCAAATTGGGACAGCAAGACGAGCTCTGGCAAGGGCACAACGGCTGTCCTTCTTGACACTGGCAATCTCGTCATCAGAGACTCCACAGGCACGAAGTTATGGCAAAGCTTCTGGGCACCAACGGATACCTTGCTTCCATTACAGCCTCTCACCAAAGGTACAAGACTGGTCTCTGGTTATTTCAACCTCTATTTTGACAATGACAATGTGTTACGCCTCATGTATGATGGGCCAGAAATATCTAGCATCTATTGGCCAAGTCCAGACTACTCAGTGTTTGATATTGGGAGGACTAGCTACAATGGCTCCAGGAATGCAATCCTTGACACTGAAGGACACTTCCTCTCAACTGATAAGCTGGATATCAAGGCTGCTGATTGGGGTGCTGGAATCAACAGAAGGCTGACGCTTGATTATGATGGGAATCTAAGAATGTATAGTTTGAATGCATCAGATGGGAGCTGGAAAGTCTCATGGCAGGCTATAGCAAAATTGTGTGATGTGCATGGACTGTGTGGCGAGAATGGTATATGTGAGTTCTTGCCAAGCTTCAAGTGTTCTTGTCCCCCTGGATATGAGATGAGAGATCCAACAAACTGGAGCAGAGGTTGTCGTCCACTATTCAGCAAAAACTGCAGCAAAATAGAAGAATATGAGTTCTTCAAGCTCGCTCAAACCGACTTTTATGGCTTCGATCTAATCATCAACCAATCCATCTCACTTAAAGAATGTAAAAAGACTTGCTTGGACATCTGCTCCTGCTCAGCAGTCACGTATAAGACAGGGTCTGGAACTTGTTACATCAAATATGTACTCTTCAATGGCTACAGCTCCACAAATTTTCCGGGTGATAACTACATCAAACTACCCAAGAATATGGTTTCCAAACAGTCCGATCTCTCATGCAACCCAACCAAAGAGATTGTACTAGGATCTTCAAGTATGTACGGAATGAatgatgcaaataaaaattatGCAACCTATTATGTGTTTGCAGCAGTATTGGGAGCTCTAGTGCTAATCTTCACAGGTACAAGCTGGTGGTTTCTTTACAGCAAGCACAACATACCCATGTCAATGGAGGCAGGCTACAGGATGGTAACAAGCCAATTCAGGATGTTCACGTACCGAGAATTAAGGGAGGCAACTGGAAAGTTCAAGGAAGAGATTGGAAGAGGAGCCTCTGGTATTGTTTACAGAGGAGTACTTGAAGATAAGAGAGTGATAGCGGTGAAGAGGCTAATGAATATTTCACATGGTGAGGAGGAATTCTGGGCAGAAATGAGTATTATTGGAAGGATCAATCACATGAACTTAGTTAGGATGTGGGGTTTTTGCTCCGAGGGTCAGCAAAAACTACTGGTGTATGAGTATGTGGACAATGAATCACTGGACAAGTATCTATTTGGTGATGTAAGTGCTGAGCGATTGCTTGCATGGAGCCAACGGTTCAAAATAGCGTTGGGTACAGCTAGAGGTTTGGCCTATCTCCATCACGAGTGCCTAGAGTGGGTTGTCCATTGTGATGTAAAACCAGAGAACATACTTCTGACCAGAGATTTTGAAGTGAAGATAGCAGACTTTGGACTggccaaactctcaaagagagACAGTACCAGTTTAAACTTCACGCATATGAGGGGTACAATGGGCTACATGGCACCAGAATGGGCGTTGAACTCACCAATCAATGCAAAGGTTGATGTCTACAGTTATGGTGTTGTTCTTCTTGAGATTGTAACTGGAAGCAGGATATCAAGCGGGATAAAAGTGGATGGGAGGGAGGTGGAGCTCAGAGATTTTGTGCAGGTCATGAAACATATTCTGGCTACTGGGGACGTCAAGGATGTAATTGATACTAGACTGAATGGGCATTTCAATTCTGAGCAAGCAAAGGTAATGGTGGAAGTTGCTATATCTTGTCTTGAAGAAAGAAACAGCAGGCCTACAATGGATGAAATTGCAAAAGCCTTCCTGGCATGTGATGACCAAGACAATCACCCAGCCTACTCATGGTGA
- the LOC127783077 gene encoding putative receptor protein kinase ZmPK1 — protein sequence MAALLYLTILSSLSFHLCSRASPWRTMTTGSHIRAEDHDKIFLLSPDTTFSCGFYQLGTNAFTFSIWYTHTTEKTVVWTANPYSPANGGYSPVNLYGSRVSLGHDGNLVLTDTNCTTVWESKTSSGKHTTVTLLDTGNLIIKDSSNSTVWQSFDSPTDTLLPWQNLTKNIRLVSRYHHLYFDNDNVLRLLYDGPEITSIYWPSPDYNAEKNGRTRFNSTRIAFLDDEGNFVSSDGFKIEATDSGPRIKRRITIDYDGNFRMYSLNESTGNWTITGQAVIQMCYVHGLCGKNGICDYSGGLRCRCPPEYVMVDPTDWNKGCEPTFTIDSKRPHEDFMFVKQPHADFYGFDLGSNKSISFEACQNICLNSSSCLSFTYKGGDGLCYTKGLLYNGQVYPYFPGDNYMKVPKNSSKSTPSISKQQRLTCNLSAPEIMLGSASMYGTKKDNIKWAYFYVFAAILGGLESLVIVTGWYLFFKKHNIPKSMEDGYKMITNQFRRFTYRELKEATGKFKEELGRGGAGIVYRGVLEDKKIVAVKKLTDVRQGEEEFWAEVTLIGRINHINLVRMWGFCSEGTNRLLVYEYVENESLDKYLFGERCHERLLSWSQRYRIALGTARGLAYLHHECLEWVVHCDVKPENILLSRDFDAKIADFGLAKLAKRDSTSFNFTHMRGTMGYMAPEWALNLPINAKVDVYSYGVVLLEIVTGIRVSSGIVVDERQVEFPEFVQEAKKIQATGNVTDLVDDRLHGHFDPEQAITMVKVALSCLEERSKRPTMDEILKALMLCDDEDDYHPAYSY from the coding sequence ATGGCTGCGCTGCTGTATCTAACCATCCTCTCATCACTCTCCTTCCACCTCTGCTCTCGTGCTTCCCCATGGCGAACCATGACGACCGGCTCACACATCAGAGCTGAGGACCATGACAAGATCTTCCTCCTCTCACCTGATACCACCTTCTCTTGCGGCTTCTATCAGCTTGGCACAAATGCTTTCACCTTCTCCATCTGGTACACCCACACCACCGAGAAAACTGTCGTGTGGACGGCGAATCCCTACTCTCCGGCGAATGGGGGATACTCCCCAGTGAACCTTTACGGCTCCAGGGTGTCGCTGGGCCATGATGGCAACCTGGTCCTCACAGATACCAACTGCACGACGGTGTGGGAAAGCAAGACATCTTCAGGCAAGCATACTACAGTTACCCTTCTTGACACCGGCAATCTTATAATCAAGGATTCCAGCAATAGTACTGTGTGGCAGAGCTTCGACTCACCGACCGATACCTTGCTGCCATGGCAGAACCTGACCAAAAACATAAGGTTAGTCTCTCGTTATCATCACCTCTACTTTGATAACGATAATGTCCTGCGCCTATTATATGACGGCCCAGAGATTACAAGCATCTACTGGCCAAGTCCAGATTATAATGCCGAAAAAAATGGGCGTACTAGATTTAACAGCACCAGGATAGCATTTCTTGATGATGAGGGTAATTTTGTGTCAAGTGATGGATTCAAGATAGAGGCTACAGATTCAGGTCCTAGGATCAAGAGAAGGATTACAATTGATTATGATGGCAATTTTAGAATGTACAGCTTGAATGAGTCAACGGGCAACTGGACTATCACAGGGCAGGCCGTGATACAGATGTGTTATGTGCATGGGCTATGCGGCAAGAATGGGATATGTGACTACTCGGGAGGTCTAAGATGTAGATGTCCTCCAGAATATGTGATGGTTGATCCAACAGATTGGAACAAAGGATGTGAACCAACGTTTACAATCGATAGCAAAAGACCACATGAGGACTTTATGTTTGTCAAACAGCCTCATGCAGACTTCTATGGCTTCGATCTGGGATCAAATAAATCCATCTCATTTGAAGCATGTCAGAATATTTGCTTGAACAGCAGCTCCTGCTTATCATTCACATACAAGGGTGGGGATGGTTTATGTTACACTAAAGGCTTACTCTACAATGGTCAGGTGTACCCATATTTCCCCGGAGACAACTACATGAAAGTACCTAAGAATTCAAGCAAATCAACACCCTCAATCTCCAAACAACAAAGACTCACTTGCAACCTCAGTGCTCCTGAGATCATGCTAGGCTCAGCAAGTATGTATGGAACAAAGAAGGACAATATAAAGTGGGCATACTTCTATGTTTTTGCTGCAATATTGGGAGGTCTAGAGTCGCTTGTAATAGTGACAGGCTGGTACCTTTTTTTCAAGAAGCATAACATACCCAAGTCCATGGAGGATGGATACAAGATGATAACAAACCAGTTCAGGCGATTTACATACCGAGAATTGAAGGAAGCGACTGGAAAATTCAAAGAAGAGCTTGGGAGGGGTGGGGCTGGAATTGTTTATAGAGGAGTACTTGAAGATAAGAAAATAGTGGCAGTAAAGAAGCTTACAGACGTTCGGCAAGGAGAGGAGGAATTCTGGGCAGAAGTGACTCTAATTGGGAGGATCAATCACATAAATTTGGTAAGGATGTGGGGGTTTTGCTCAGAAGGGACAAACAGACTATTGGTATATGAGTATGTGGAGAACGAGTCATTGGACAAGTACCTCTTTGGTGAGAGATGCCATGAAAGGCTGCTAAGTTGGAGCCAAAGGTACAGGATTGCCCTGGGCACAGCCAGGGGTCTTGCTTATCTTCATCACGAATGCCTTGAGTGGGTCGTGCATTGTGATGTGAAACCAGAAAACATACTTCTAAGTAGAGATTTCGATGCCAAGATAGCAGACTTTGGACTAGCCAAACTTGCAAAGCGAGACAGCACTAGTTTCAATTTCACCCATATGAGAGGCACAATGGGCTACATGGCACCAGAATGGGCGTTGAATTTGCCGATCAATGCAAAGGTTGATGTCTACAGCTATGGAGTAGTACTCCTTGAGATTGTGACAGGAATCAGGGTTTCAAGCGGCATAGTGGTAGATGAAAGGCAAGTGGAGTTTCCAGAGTTTGTCCAGGAGGCCAAAAAGATTCAGGCTACAGGGAATGTCACCGATTTAGTGGATGACAGACTGCATGGACACTTTGATCCAGAGCAAGCAATTACAATGGTGAAGGTAGCGCTTTCATGCCTGGAAGAAAGAAGCAAGAGGCCAACAATGGATGAAATTCTGAAGGCTCTCATGTTATGTGATGACGAAGACGACTACCATCCTGCCTATTCATATTAG
- the LOC127783086 gene encoding putative receptor protein kinase ZmPK1, whose translation MGKFLCPLFISFISVLLCCAASASPWQTIGTGTSLQVDHGETFLVSPDTTFSCGFYPSGDDTNAFYFSIWFTHATDRTVVWTADSGLPVNGHGSKISLSHEGNLAFTDVNGTTVWESKTGWGKHTTVALLNSGNMVIKASDSEDKIVWQSFDWPTDTLLPSQRLTREKRLVSQSGNHFLYFDNDNVLRLQYNGPEITSIYWPSPDYTAVQNGRTRFNSSKIAVLDDEGRFLSSDGFKMVALDSGLGIQRRITVDYDGNLRMYSLNASDGNWTITGEGVLQMCYVHGLCGRNGICEYSPGLRCTCPPGYEMTDPENWSRGCRPTFSVSCGQQREDFTFVKIPHGDYYGFDLTSNKSISLEECMRICMDSCVCLSFTYKGGDGLCYTKGLLYNGQVYPYFPGDNYIKLPKNVASTSLISKHHGLTCKPNASKVMLVSIDAYRKNSDNIMWAYLYVFATIIGAVELVFIMTGWYFLFKMHNIPKSMEEGYKMITSQFRRFTYRELVEATGKFKEELGKGGSGTVYRGILGDKKVVAVKKLTDVRQGEEEFWAEVTLIGRINHINLVRMWGFCSEGRQRLLVYEYVENESLDRYLFDDSGTRKLLSWSQRFKIALGTARGLAYLHHECLEWVVHCDVKPENILLNRDFEAKIADFGLSKLSKRDSSTFNFTHMRGTMGYMAPEWALNLPINAKVDVYSYGVVLLEIVTGTRVSSGITIDEEDIDLMQFVQVVKQMLTSGEVLDTIVDSRLKGHFNCDQAKAMVKAAISCLEERSKRPTMDQIVKDLMVYDNEDYHPAYF comes from the coding sequence ATGGGTAAGTTCCTGTGCCCACTCTTCATTTCCTTCATCTCCGTTCTTTTGTGCTGCGCCGCATCTGCATCCCCATGGCAAACCATAGGCACAGGTACATCTCTCCAGGTAGATCATGGAGAAACCTTCCTTGTTTCACCAGACACAACCTTCTCCTGCGGCTTCTACCCATCTGGAGATGACACGAACGCCTTCTACTTCTCCATCTGGTTCACCCATGCCACCGACAGGACGGTGGTCTGGACCGCAGACTCTGGCCTTCCGGTGAACGGCCATGGCTCCAAGATATCCCTGAGCCATGAGGGCAACCTGGCTTTTACCGATGTCAATGGCACCACGGTCTGGGAGAGCAAGACTGGCTGGGGCAAGCACACCACGGTGGCTCTGCTCAACAGTGGCAATATGGTAATCAAGGCCTCCGACTCCGAGGATAAGATCGTGTGGCAGAGCTTCGACTGGCCTACTGACACCCTGCTACCATCGCAGCGTCTCACAAGAGAGAAGAGGTTAGTCTCCCAATCTGGTAACCATTTCCTGTATTTCGACAACGATAATGTCCTCCGGCTCCAGTACAATGGACCAGAAATCACAAGCATATACTGGCCAAGTCCAGACTACACCGCAGTGCAGAACGGCCGGACTAGATTCAACAGCAGCAAGATAGCGGTCCTGGACGACGAGGGCAGGTTCTTGTCAAGCGACGGGTTCAAAATGGTAGCCCTGGATTCAGGTTTAGGGATACAGAGAAGGATCACCGTTGATTATGATGGCAACCTCAGAATGTACAGCTTGAATGCATCAGATGGCAACTGGACTATCACAGGGGAAGGTGTATTGCAGATGTGCTATGTGCATGGATTGTGTGGAAGAAATGGAATTTGTGAGTACTCACCAGGTCTCAGATGTACTTGTCCTCCAGGATACGAGATGACTGATCCCGAGAACTGGAGTAGAGGCTGCAGGCCAACATTCAGCGTCAGCTGTGGCCAGCAACGCGAGGATTTTACGTTCGTCAAGATTCCTCATGGTGACTATTATGGCTTTGATCTGACTTCAAACAAGTCAATCTCGCTTGAAGAATGCATGAGGATTTGTATGGACAGCTGCGTGTGCTTATCTTTTACCTACAAGGGTGGAGATGGTCTGTGTTACACTAAAGGCCTGCTCTACAATGGCCAGGTTTATCCATATTTTCCTGGAGACAACTACATCAAACTTCCTAAGAACGTTGCTTCAACATCCTTGATCTCCAAACATCATGGTCTTACCTGCAAGCCAAATGCTTCAAAAGTTATGTTAGTATCCATAGATGCATACAGAAAAAATTCTGACAACATAATGTGGGCATACTTATATGTCTTTGCTACTATAATAGGAGCAGTTGAGTTGGTCTTTATCATGACAGGGTGGTACTTTCTTTTTAAAATGCATAACATACCCAAGTCCATGGAGGAAGGTTACAAAATGATAACAAGCCAGTTCAGGAGGTTTACATACCGCGAATTGGTGGAAGCAACGGGAAAATTTAAAGAAGAGCTTGGAAAAGGTGGCAGTGGTACAGTTTACAGAGGAATACTTGGGGATAAGAAGGTGGTTGCAGTAAAGAAACTTACAGATGTTAGACAGGGTGAAGAGGAATTTTGGGCAGAAGTGACGTTAATTGGGAGGATCAATCACATAAATTTGGTCAGAATGTGGGGATTCTGCTCAGAGGGTCGTCAGAGGTTATTAGTCTACGAGTATGTGGAAAATGAGTCATTGGATAGGTACCTTTTTGATGACAGTGGCACCAGAAAGTTGCTCTCATGGAGCCAACGGTTCAAGATTGCCTTAGGAACAGCTAGAGGCCTTGCCTACCTCCATCATGAATGCCTTGAATGGGTTGTTCATTGTGATGTTAAGCCAGAAAACATACTGCTGAACCGAGATTTTGAAGCCAAGATAGCAGACTTTGGGCTATCCAAACTTTCAAAGAGAGACAGTTCTACCTTTAACTTCACTCATATGAGAGGCACAATGGGCTACATGGCACCAGAATGGGCACTGAATTTGCCAATCAATGCAAAGGTCGATGTTTACAGCTATGGGGTTGTGCTTCTGGAGATTGTGACTGGGACTAGAGTTTCAAGTGGGATAACAATAGACGAAGAAGACATAGACTTGATGCAATTCGTGCAGGTGGTAAAACAGATGCTCACTAGTGGTGAGGTCCTGGACACTATAGTAGACAGTAGGCTGAAAGGCCATTTCAATTGTGATCAAGCAAAAGCGATGGTGAAAGCAGCTATTTCATGTCTTGAGGAAAGAAGCAAGAGGCCAACAATGGATCAAATCGTAAAAGATCTCATGGTATACGACAATGAAGATTATCACCCAGCATACTTTTGA